Proteins from a genomic interval of Niabella soli DSM 19437:
- a CDS encoding ABC-F family ATP-binding cassette domain-containing protein gives MISVKDLKLAYGKRVLFEEVNVNFTKGNCYGVIGANGAGKSTFLKILSGEIEPNKGTISITPGERMAVLKQNHFEFDNETVLNTVLMGHKKMWDVMTKRDAIYANPDATEDDYMKASELEAEYGEMGGYESESDAAAFLNGLGVHDEMHQLLMKDIPSNMKVRVLLAQALFGNPDILLLDEPTNGLDIETIGWLENFLADYENIVLVVSHDRHFLDAVCTHVADVDRQKIKVFTGNYSFWYESSQLMARQISDKNKKMEEKRKDLLDFIARFSANASKSKQATSRKKALEKLTIEEIEPSYRKYPGIIFQPLREVGNQILNVEKLKSVVEGRTLFDNVTFSVNKGDKIAVVSKDPLAVTSFFNIINGDAKADGGKFEWGTTVTAAYLPVDNSRFFTQDLNLMDWLRQFVPPHVTDVDEPFLRGFLGKMLFSGEEVLKKTTVLSGGEKVRCMLSKMMLQNPNVIVLDQPTNHLDLESIQSFNEQCTVYNGVVLLTSHDHTFMQTVANRIIELTPSGIIDRLSTFDEYLEDERVKVLKEELYA, from the coding sequence ATGATTAGTGTAAAGGATCTGAAGCTGGCCTATGGCAAGCGTGTTTTATTCGAGGAGGTAAACGTAAACTTTACCAAGGGTAATTGTTACGGGGTTATTGGCGCCAACGGAGCCGGTAAATCTACCTTTTTAAAGATATTAAGTGGAGAAATAGAGCCTAATAAAGGTACTATAAGCATTACACCCGGGGAGCGTATGGCCGTGTTAAAGCAGAACCATTTTGAGTTTGATAACGAAACCGTTTTGAATACCGTGCTAATGGGGCATAAGAAAATGTGGGATGTAATGACCAAACGGGATGCCATCTACGCCAATCCGGATGCTACCGAAGACGATTACATGAAGGCCAGCGAACTGGAAGCGGAATATGGGGAGATGGGAGGCTATGAGTCGGAAAGCGATGCGGCGGCTTTTTTAAACGGCCTGGGCGTGCATGATGAAATGCACCAGCTATTAATGAAAGATATTCCTTCCAATATGAAAGTGCGGGTGTTGCTGGCACAGGCGCTTTTTGGAAACCCGGATATCCTGCTGCTGGATGAGCCTACCAACGGATTGGACATAGAAACCATCGGCTGGCTGGAAAATTTCCTTGCCGATTATGAAAATATCGTATTGGTGGTGAGCCACGACCGTCACTTCCTGGATGCGGTTTGTACCCATGTGGCCGACGTGGATCGTCAGAAAATAAAAGTATTTACCGGTAACTATAGCTTCTGGTACGAAAGCTCGCAACTAATGGCGCGCCAGATCTCCGATAAGAACAAGAAAATGGAGGAAAAGCGTAAGGACCTGCTGGACTTTATCGCCCGTTTTAGCGCCAATGCTTCTAAGAGCAAACAGGCTACCAGCCGTAAAAAGGCATTAGAAAAGCTGACCATTGAAGAAATTGAGCCCAGCTACCGTAAATACCCCGGCATTATTTTTCAACCCCTGCGGGAAGTGGGTAACCAGATACTGAATGTTGAGAAGCTGAAAAGCGTAGTAGAAGGGCGTACCCTTTTTGATAATGTTACGTTTAGTGTAAATAAAGGCGATAAGATCGCGGTGGTAAGCAAGGACCCGTTGGCGGTTACCAGTTTCTTTAATATTATTAACGGGGATGCCAAAGCCGATGGCGGAAAATTTGAATGGGGAACAACCGTTACCGCTGCTTATTTGCCCGTTGATAACAGCCGCTTTTTTACACAGGATCTGAACCTGATGGATTGGCTGCGTCAGTTTGTGCCCCCGCATGTTACGGATGTGGACGAGCCCTTCCTGCGGGGCTTCCTGGGTAAAATGTTGTTTAGTGGGGAAGAAGTGCTGAAGAAGACCACGGTATTGAGTGGGGGAGAAAAAGTGCGTTGTATGCTCAGTAAAATGATGCTGCAGAACCCTAATGTTATCGTTTTAGATCAGCCCACGAACCACCTGGACCTGGAAAGTATCCAGAGTTTTAACGAACAGTGTACGGTTTACAACGGCGTGGTATTGCTCACCAGTCATGACCATACCTTTATGCAAACGGTGGCCAACCGGATCATTGAGCTGACTCCTTCCGGCATCATTGACCGCCTGAGTACTTTTGATGAATATCTGGAAGACGAACGGGTAAAAGTGCTGAAAGAGGAGCTGTACGCGTAA
- the coaE gene encoding dephospho-CoA kinase (Dephospho-CoA kinase (CoaE) performs the final step in coenzyme A biosynthesis.), with product MLKVGITGGIGSGKTLVASLFKTLGIPVYDADAAAKQLMNTDTAIHNQIIKMFGEAAYVSGELDRAYIAAQIFGDDTRRQLLNSIVHPATIRHSEAWFQKQKAPYSIKEAAILFESGSDQFVDYVIGVTAAETLRIRRTMERSHLSEAQVRERMSKQMDEGEKMALCDFVIDNNGGVSLIEQVLNVHTALLERAGGK from the coding sequence ATGCTGAAAGTAGGTATAACCGGCGGTATCGGCAGTGGCAAAACACTGGTGGCCTCCCTTTTTAAAACACTGGGCATTCCCGTTTATGACGCAGATGCAGCCGCAAAGCAACTGATGAATACCGATACAGCAATTCACAACCAGATAATAAAAATGTTTGGGGAGGCAGCCTATGTTTCAGGAGAGCTGGACCGGGCTTATATTGCTGCGCAGATCTTTGGCGATGATACCAGGCGCCAATTGCTCAACAGCATTGTACATCCGGCAACTATCCGCCACAGTGAAGCCTGGTTCCAAAAACAAAAGGCGCCCTACTCTATTAAAGAAGCAGCCATCCTGTTTGAAAGTGGCAGCGATCAATTTGTGGACTATGTGATTGGCGTAACCGCTGCCGAAACGCTGCGCATCCGGCGCACGATGGAACGCAGCCATTTATCCGAGGCCCAGGTACGGGAGCGCATGAGCAAGCAAATGGATGAAGGCGAGAAAATGGCGCTTTGTGATTTTGTTATTGATAATAATGGCGGAGTTTCATTGATAGAACAAGTGCTGAATGTTCATACCGCCCTTTTAGAGCGCGCCGGCGGGAAATGA
- a CDS encoding DUF4260 domain-containing protein yields the protein MKRLIRIEELVMALLSCFGLYHFQAPWWCYLLLLLGPDISMLGYLINNKAGALLYNFFHHKGVAGIIFMAGVLMEERLLLITGLIWFGHASLDRGFGYGLKLNKGFNYTHLGLIGKKKYERR from the coding sequence ATGAAACGGCTGATCCGTATAGAAGAGTTGGTTATGGCCCTGCTAAGTTGCTTCGGGTTGTACCATTTTCAGGCGCCCTGGTGGTGCTACCTGCTGTTACTGCTGGGGCCAGACATAAGTATGCTGGGATATTTGATCAATAATAAAGCAGGCGCGTTGCTGTATAATTTTTTTCATCATAAAGGTGTTGCAGGCATTATCTTTATGGCCGGTGTATTGATGGAGGAGCGACTGTTGCTGATAACGGGATTGATATGGTTCGGGCATGCTTCCCTGGACCGCGGGTTCGGCTACGGACTGAAATTGAACAAAGGATTTAACTATACTCATTTAGGATTGATCGGAAAGAAAAAATATGAACGACGATAA
- the groL gene encoding chaperonin GroEL (60 kDa chaperone family; promotes refolding of misfolded polypeptides especially under stressful conditions; forms two stacked rings of heptamers to form a barrel-shaped 14mer; ends can be capped by GroES; misfolded proteins enter the barrel where they are refolded when GroES binds) gives MAKQLYFNVEARNKMKKGVDSLANAVKVTLGPKGRNVVLEKKFGAPAITKDGVTVAKEIELEDVVENMGAQMVKEVASKTADIAGDGTTTATVLAQAIIGEGLRMVAAGANPMDLKRGIDKAVSLVVESLKAQSQTVGNDSKKIKQVATISANNDEQIGDLIAQAFGKVGKEGVITVEEAKGTDTTVDVVEGMQFDRGYISPYFVTNSEKMEAELQNPYILIYDKKISTMKDILGILEKVAQSGRPLVIIAEDLEGEALATLVVNKLRGTLKVAAVKAPGFGDRRKEMLTDIAILTGGTVISEELGHKLEGAELNALGQASSITIDKDNTIVVGGKGKKADITGRVNQIKAQIENTTSDYDREKLQERLAKLSGGVAVLYVGAATEVEMKEKKDRVDDALHATRAAVEEGIVPGGGVAYIRAVDSLGVKVKGQLEDEATGMAIVKRALEAPIRTLTDNAGIDGSIVVQKIKEGKADFGFNARTETYENLFKAGVIDPTKVSRVALENAASIAGMLLTTECVIADKPEPKAAAPAMPGGPDMGGMGY, from the coding sequence ATGGCAAAACAACTTTACTTCAACGTTGAAGCAAGAAATAAAATGAAAAAAGGCGTTGACTCTCTGGCCAACGCAGTAAAAGTAACATTAGGTCCCAAAGGTCGTAATGTGGTATTAGAGAAAAAATTTGGCGCACCTGCTATCACTAAAGACGGTGTTACCGTGGCAAAAGAAATTGAGCTGGAAGATGTGGTAGAGAACATGGGCGCACAAATGGTAAAAGAAGTAGCTTCCAAAACTGCAGATATCGCAGGTGATGGTACTACAACGGCTACTGTTTTAGCACAGGCTATTATTGGCGAAGGACTGCGCATGGTTGCTGCAGGCGCGAACCCGATGGATCTGAAACGCGGTATCGATAAAGCAGTTTCTCTGGTAGTGGAAAGCCTGAAGGCGCAAAGCCAGACCGTTGGTAACGACAGCAAAAAAATTAAACAAGTGGCTACTATTTCTGCAAACAATGACGAGCAGATCGGTGACCTGATCGCTCAGGCATTTGGTAAAGTAGGTAAAGAAGGCGTGATCACTGTTGAAGAAGCAAAAGGTACTGATACTACCGTTGATGTGGTAGAAGGAATGCAGTTCGACCGCGGTTATATTTCTCCCTACTTCGTTACCAACAGCGAAAAAATGGAAGCCGAATTACAGAATCCTTACATCCTGATCTACGACAAAAAGATCAGCACCATGAAGGATATCCTGGGCATCCTGGAAAAAGTAGCGCAAAGCGGCCGCCCGCTGGTGATCATTGCTGAAGACCTGGAAGGCGAAGCATTGGCTACATTAGTAGTAAACAAACTGCGTGGCACCCTGAAAGTGGCTGCTGTAAAGGCTCCTGGCTTTGGCGACCGCAGAAAAGAAATGCTGACTGATATCGCTATCTTAACCGGCGGTACCGTAATTTCTGAAGAGCTGGGCCATAAACTGGAAGGTGCTGAACTGAACGCTTTAGGGCAGGCTTCTTCTATCACTATCGACAAAGACAATACTATTGTTGTAGGTGGTAAAGGTAAAAAAGCAGACATTACCGGTCGTGTAAATCAAATTAAAGCACAAATTGAAAATACAACCTCTGACTACGATCGCGAAAAATTACAGGAGCGCCTGGCTAAATTAAGCGGTGGTGTGGCAGTATTGTATGTAGGTGCGGCTACTGAAGTAGAAATGAAAGAAAAGAAAGATCGTGTGGATGACGCGTTACACGCTACAAGAGCAGCCGTTGAAGAAGGTATCGTTCCTGGTGGTGGTGTGGCTTACATTCGCGCAGTAGACAGCCTTGGCGTAAAAGTAAAAGGACAGCTTGAAGACGAAGCAACCGGTATGGCGATCGTAAAACGCGCACTGGAAGCTCCGATCCGCACCCTGACTGACAATGCAGGTATCGATGGTTCTATCGTGGTGCAGAAAATTAAAGAAGGTAAGGCTGATTTCGGTTTCAACGCCAGAACAGAAACCTACGAAAATCTGTTCAAAGCAGGTGTTATCGATCCTACAAAAGTAAGCCGCGTAGCTTTAGAGAACGCCGCTTCTATTGCAGGTATGTTGTTGACAACTGAATGCGTAATTGCCGATAAACCCGAACCCAAAGCTGCGGCTCCTGCTATGCCAGGCGGTCCTGACATGGGTGGCATGGGTTATTAA
- the dnaJ gene encoding molecular chaperone DnaJ, with the protein MSKRDYYEVIGVSKSASQEEIKKAYRKVAMQYHPDRNPGDKAAEEKFKEAAEAYEILSDTDKRAQYDRFGHAGISGNGRGFGGGMNMEDIFSQFGDVFGDDLFGSFFGGGRSTRGSQRARGARGSNLRVKLKLNYEEIARGVTKNIKVKKYVSCATCNGSGARDKGSVQTCVTCQGSGQVRKVQNTFLGQMQTVTTCPTCNGEGTTITAKCGSCKGEGRVYAEETITIEVPAGVQAGMQLNVSGKGNAGERGGMAGDLIVLIEEETHKELHREGLNVAYDLHISFTDAVFGTSLEVPTIDGRAKIKVPPGTQSGKIFRLKGKGFPNVHSSYDRGDQLIQVNVWTPQQLTDEEKSALEQLADSPNLKPQPEKTEKGFFEKIKDLFS; encoded by the coding sequence ATGTCAAAAAGAGATTATTACGAGGTAATTGGAGTATCCAAATCTGCTTCACAGGAAGAGATAAAGAAGGCTTACCGTAAAGTGGCCATGCAATACCATCCCGACAGAAACCCGGGAGATAAAGCTGCCGAGGAAAAGTTTAAGGAGGCTGCTGAAGCGTATGAGATATTGAGCGATACGGATAAACGCGCGCAATACGATCGTTTCGGGCATGCCGGTATAAGCGGTAATGGACGAGGGTTTGGCGGCGGCATGAACATGGAGGACATCTTCAGTCAGTTTGGAGATGTATTTGGCGATGACCTGTTTGGAAGTTTCTTTGGCGGCGGGCGCTCCACCCGGGGCAGCCAAAGAGCCCGTGGCGCCCGGGGAAGCAACCTGCGCGTGAAGCTGAAACTCAACTATGAAGAGATCGCCAGGGGCGTAACGAAGAATATCAAAGTAAAAAAATACGTTAGCTGCGCTACCTGTAACGGAAGCGGTGCCCGGGATAAAGGCAGTGTGCAAACCTGTGTTACCTGTCAGGGATCCGGCCAGGTAAGGAAAGTACAAAACACTTTTCTGGGCCAGATGCAGACCGTAACCACTTGTCCAACCTGTAATGGTGAAGGAACCACCATTACCGCAAAATGCGGCAGTTGTAAGGGCGAAGGGCGCGTTTATGCGGAAGAGACCATCACTATTGAAGTGCCTGCAGGTGTACAGGCCGGTATGCAGTTAAATGTGAGCGGTAAGGGTAACGCCGGCGAAAGAGGCGGAATGGCAGGTGACCTGATCGTATTAATTGAAGAAGAAACACATAAAGAATTACACCGGGAAGGGCTGAACGTGGCGTATGACCTGCATATTTCCTTTACCGATGCGGTTTTTGGAACCAGCCTTGAAGTGCCTACTATCGATGGACGCGCGAAAATAAAGGTTCCTCCCGGCACTCAAAGCGGTAAAATATTCCGGTTAAAAGGGAAAGGATTTCCTAATGTGCATTCCAGCTACGACCGGGGCGACCAGTTGATACAGGTGAATGTATGGACACCGCAGCAGCTTACGGACGAAGAGAAATCCGCATTGGAGCAACTTGCGGATTCGCCCAACCTGAAACCACAGCCCGAAAAAACGGAAAAGGGCTTTTTTGAAAAGATAAAAGATCTGTTTAGCTAG
- a CDS encoding C1 family peptidase, protein MIKNYFLATALAVAFANCGVLHAQDDLIKKISSNKTEGKAGFTFTRIIDLASTPIENQGSSGTCWSYSANSFLESEMIKAGKKPLPLAKIFTARCSYMDKADNFVRMNGAVSWGDGGEPHDVINMYAKYGILPEANYTGLINGATKNNFGAMQKSLKGMLDSIIKNPNGALDLSWKKHFADTLDAYLGTVPPMFTYDGKQYTPKSFAKEVVGLNPDDYVEFISQTNTPYWQKAMMMVPDNWAFQWDWNIPATAFTEIIDNALKKGYTVAWGADVSEPYFSWPNGVAFVPEHPEQYKKGVTLEQKKALFNGPKPEPAITPEMRQQALEDLLTTDDHGMHIVGLAKDQNGKEYYLVKNSWGASNDYKGYLYVSKAYVQYKTTGLLVNKKGVPKSVASKIAL, encoded by the coding sequence ATGATTAAAAACTATTTTCTTGCAACAGCCCTTGCTGTTGCCTTTGCTAACTGTGGCGTTTTACATGCTCAGGATGATCTTATAAAGAAGATCAGCTCTAATAAAACTGAAGGTAAGGCGGGTTTTACCTTCACCCGCATCATTGACCTCGCAAGCACACCTATCGAAAATCAGGGCTCTTCGGGAACCTGCTGGAGCTATTCGGCTAATTCGTTCCTGGAATCGGAAATGATCAAGGCCGGCAAAAAGCCGTTGCCTTTGGCGAAGATCTTTACGGCCAGGTGCTCTTACATGGATAAGGCTGATAATTTCGTGCGGATGAACGGCGCCGTGAGCTGGGGCGATGGAGGAGAACCGCATGATGTTATCAATATGTATGCAAAATATGGGATACTGCCTGAAGCAAATTATACCGGGCTGATAAATGGCGCTACTAAAAATAACTTCGGCGCCATGCAAAAAAGCCTCAAGGGAATGCTGGATTCCATTATTAAGAATCCCAACGGCGCGCTGGACCTTTCCTGGAAAAAGCATTTTGCCGATACGTTAGATGCTTACCTGGGTACCGTTCCGCCGATGTTTACCTATGATGGCAAACAATACACTCCCAAAAGTTTTGCCAAGGAAGTGGTAGGCTTAAACCCAGATGATTATGTTGAATTTATATCCCAGACCAATACGCCTTACTGGCAAAAAGCAATGATGATGGTGCCGGATAACTGGGCCTTTCAATGGGATTGGAATATTCCTGCAACTGCGTTCACTGAAATTATTGATAACGCGTTAAAAAAAGGCTATACCGTTGCCTGGGGCGCCGATGTTTCAGAGCCTTATTTCAGTTGGCCAAACGGGGTGGCTTTTGTTCCGGAACATCCTGAACAATATAAAAAAGGAGTAACCCTTGAACAGAAAAAAGCGCTGTTTAACGGCCCGAAGCCCGAGCCGGCGATCACACCCGAAATGCGGCAGCAAGCCCTGGAAGATCTATTGACAACCGATGATCATGGAATGCATATTGTAGGGTTGGCAAAAGATCAGAATGGCAAGGAATATTACCTGGTGAAAAATTCCTGGGGCGCCAGCAATGATTACAAAGGTTATTTGTATGTATCCAAAGCCTATGTACAATATAAGACCACCGGGCTGCTGGTAAATAAAAAAGGAGTGCCTAAATCGGTTGCCTCTAAAATAGCATTATAA
- a CDS encoding co-chaperone GroES: MSKKSTVTPLHDRVIVKPAAAEEKTAGGIIIPDTAKEKPQRGTVVAAGPGKKDEPVSVKPGDTVLYGKYAGTEIQIGGQDLLIMRESDILAII; encoded by the coding sequence ATGTCTAAAAAATCGACCGTTACCCCATTACACGACCGGGTAATTGTAAAACCAGCAGCAGCAGAAGAAAAAACTGCCGGCGGAATTATTATTCCTGATACCGCTAAAGAAAAACCACAACGCGGTACTGTTGTAGCCGCAGGCCCTGGTAAAAAAGATGAACCAGTAAGCGTAAAACCCGGCGATACCGTTTTATATGGTAAATATGCAGGAACTGAGATCCAGATCGGCGGCCAGGACCTGTTAATTATGAGAGAAAGCGATATTCTCGCAATTATTTAA
- a CDS encoding nucleotide exchange factor GrpE: MNKKQHLPEEETNGLNINADENVSGTEHLTDPLEESDQDQLEAELQESKDKYIRLAAEFDNFRKRTAKERVELFQTAGKDVIVALLDVLDDADRAQAELEKSENNAASKEGILLVFNKLRNTLQSKGLKAMEAIGKEFDPDLYDAITEIPAPTEALKGKVVDEITKGYYLNDKLIRHAKVVVGK; encoded by the coding sequence ATGAATAAAAAACAACATCTTCCTGAAGAAGAGACTAATGGTTTGAATATCAATGCGGATGAAAATGTAAGCGGAACGGAGCACCTGACAGACCCGTTGGAGGAATCTGACCAGGATCAGTTGGAAGCTGAACTTCAGGAAAGTAAGGATAAATATATACGCCTCGCGGCTGAATTTGATAATTTCAGGAAAAGAACGGCTAAAGAACGGGTTGAATTATTCCAGACCGCCGGAAAGGACGTGATCGTTGCTTTGCTGGATGTGCTAGACGATGCAGACAGGGCCCAGGCCGAGCTGGAGAAATCCGAGAACAATGCAGCCTCAAAAGAAGGTATATTACTGGTGTTTAATAAACTCCGGAACACGCTTCAATCCAAAGGATTAAAAGCAATGGAGGCGATCGGTAAAGAATTTGATCCTGATTTATATGATGCGATCACCGAAATCCCTGCCCCTACCGAAGCATTAAAAGGCAAAGTGGTGGACGAAATAACAAAAGGCTACTATCTGAATGATAAACTGATCCGTCACGCAAAAGTTGTAGTAGGAAAATAA
- the yajC gene encoding preprotein translocase subunit YajC — translation MTQVLLQAQAAPGPFGSMTTMVFMIGMIVVFWLFFIRPQAKRAKNQKKFIEDLQKGDKIVTIAGIHGKISQINEDATLNIEVSPGNYIKIEKSAISMDWTTQLNKGTAAPAK, via the coding sequence ATGACACAAGTACTCCTTCAAGCACAAGCAGCCCCCGGACCTTTCGGTTCCATGACGACAATGGTTTTTATGATCGGAATGATCGTAGTATTTTGGCTGTTCTTTATTCGTCCGCAGGCAAAAAGGGCGAAAAATCAGAAAAAATTTATTGAAGACCTCCAAAAGGGCGATAAAATTGTAACCATTGCGGGCATCCATGGTAAAATAAGTCAGATCAATGAAGATGCAACGCTGAATATCGAAGTAAGCCCGGGCAACTATATTAAGATCGAAAAATCAGCGATCAGCATGGACTGGACCACGCAGTTGAACAAAGGGACCGCGGCCCCGGCGAAATAA
- the nusB gene encoding transcription antitermination factor NusB: MISRRNIRVKVMQTLYAWSAESAENSKIPSPSKVLDQHFSQTRSLFVYQIYFLTQVARYAEKDAHKKASKYIPSATDLNVNTKLAGSNLLWQMLEDKQLEEQFKKDKPEHQIDEELVKKIYNQLVKTSEYHHYISINQQSKQEDRKIFEFILNDYMLGNEDFIAHIEELFSNWNDDGEMVAQLLQNYIYKPGTVKFSEIISADKLQFAQQLLATVIDKNEYLLEFITPRLKNWDPERIALLDMVIMKMGVAEFLYFETIPPKVTINEYIDLAKEYSTAQSGHFVNGILDNIHKELVQQGRLKKTDYKKA; this comes from the coding sequence ATGATTAGCAGAAGAAACATACGGGTAAAGGTAATGCAAACCTTATATGCCTGGAGTGCGGAGTCCGCGGAAAATAGCAAGATCCCTTCCCCATCAAAAGTTTTAGACCAGCATTTTAGTCAGACCCGGAGCTTATTCGTTTACCAGATCTATTTCCTTACCCAGGTAGCGCGCTATGCAGAAAAAGATGCGCACAAAAAGGCCAGTAAATATATCCCTTCTGCAACCGACCTGAATGTAAATACCAAACTGGCCGGCAGCAACCTGCTTTGGCAAATGCTGGAAGACAAGCAGTTGGAAGAACAATTTAAAAAGGATAAACCGGAGCATCAGATCGATGAAGAATTAGTAAAGAAAATATATAATCAACTTGTAAAAACATCTGAATATCATCATTATATATCAATCAACCAGCAAAGCAAACAGGAAGACCGGAAGATCTTTGAATTTATCCTGAACGATTATATGTTGGGGAATGAAGATTTTATCGCCCATATTGAAGAGCTGTTTTCCAACTGGAACGATGACGGGGAAATGGTGGCGCAACTGCTACAGAACTATATTTATAAACCCGGCACTGTGAAGTTCAGTGAAATCATAAGTGCAGATAAATTGCAGTTTGCCCAACAATTGCTGGCTACTGTAATTGACAAAAACGAATACCTGCTGGAATTTATAACCCCCCGGCTGAAAAACTGGGATCCCGAAAGGATCGCTTTGCTGGATATGGTGATCATGAAGATGGGTGTGGCAGAATTCCTGTATTTTGAAACGATTCCCCCAAAAGTGACCATTAATGAATACATCGATCTTGCCAAAGAATACAGTACGGCTCAAAGCGGGCATTTTGTAAACGGTATTCTCGATAATATTCATAAAGAACTGGTACAACAAGGCCGCCTTAAGAAAACTGATTATAAAAAGGCCTGA
- a CDS encoding DUF1835 domain-containing protein: MIHIVFNQVEVELMKRVIDLDNDLQGSVVQIKDDFAVGPLSELDTEEGWNARVDWWKQISAGSPYSMDTADGFDDRKMVAALVEQLKNDPEESIWIWMGQNQHDVCGYYWLIPQLKAFQGRIMVLYLNNLPFINEKGQIFYPSWLWEIQPKEFLKAKKLARPVTLSEFEIDPDEWNKLVQENSLVRMLEGGKKLAGKDETFYDAELLKNITGEWQKASRVLSNTLNRMKIKTGDVFIMWRLKELIRAGKVSAEGTIDRDWKSFDVKNNSAKEAVPAEADEITE; this comes from the coding sequence ATGATTCATATTGTATTTAACCAGGTTGAAGTGGAACTAATGAAAAGGGTGATAGACCTGGATAATGACCTGCAGGGCAGTGTGGTGCAAATAAAAGATGATTTTGCGGTAGGACCTTTGTCGGAGCTGGATACAGAAGAAGGCTGGAACGCAAGGGTAGACTGGTGGAAGCAGATAAGCGCCGGATCCCCTTACTCAATGGATACTGCCGATGGTTTTGATGACCGCAAGATGGTTGCTGCGCTTGTAGAACAACTAAAAAACGATCCCGAAGAATCCATTTGGATCTGGATGGGACAAAACCAGCATGATGTATGCGGCTATTACTGGCTGATTCCGCAATTGAAAGCTTTTCAGGGACGCATAATGGTACTGTACCTTAATAATCTTCCCTTCATTAACGAAAAAGGCCAGATCTTTTACCCTTCCTGGCTTTGGGAAATACAGCCTAAAGAATTTTTAAAAGCAAAGAAACTGGCGCGCCCGGTGACCCTGAGCGAATTTGAAATTGATCCCGATGAATGGAACAAGCTCGTGCAGGAAAATTCATTAGTGCGTATGCTGGAAGGCGGTAAAAAACTGGCAGGAAAAGACGAAACATTTTACGACGCTGAATTATTAAAGAACATTACGGGGGAATGGCAAAAGGCGTCCCGCGTTTTATCCAATACCTTAAACCGGATGAAAATAAAAACAGGTGATGTTTTTATCATGTGGCGGCTGAAAGAACTGATCCGGGCAGGGAAGGTAAGTGCTGAAGGAACGATCGATAGAGACTGGAAGAGTTTTGATGTGAAGAACAACAGTGCAAAAGAAGCGGTGCCCGCGGAGGCAGATGAGATCACAGAATAA
- a CDS encoding DUF1573 domain-containing protein, which produces MKKILFPFIIAALFVACNSTSGRPGDKISSEQKETALKDSANFTTVAWADSTFKDVGNVKKGQIVEIPFTVKNTGDKPLVIASVQPGCGCTLAEKPEAPVLPGKEGKIVAKFNSEGQSEGAHTKNMVVHANTKPFTETVLNFKVNVVN; this is translated from the coding sequence ATGAAAAAAATACTGTTTCCTTTTATCATTGCGGCTCTTTTTGTCGCCTGTAACAGCACTTCAGGCAGGCCCGGCGACAAAATTTCAAGCGAGCAAAAAGAAACCGCATTAAAAGATTCTGCAAATTTCACCACCGTAGCCTGGGCAGATTCTACCTTTAAAGACGTTGGCAACGTAAAAAAAGGACAGATCGTTGAAATTCCTTTTACGGTAAAAAATACGGGCGATAAGCCATTAGTTATTGCTTCCGTTCAGCCCGGATGCGGATGCACCCTGGCAGAAAAACCCGAAGCACCTGTTTTACCCGGAAAGGAAGGTAAAATAGTAGCCAAGTTTAACAGTGAAGGGCAGAGCGAAGGAGCACATACCAAGAATATGGTGGTTCACGCTAATACAAAGCCTTTTACCGAAACGGTTTTAAATTTTAAAGTAAACGTAGTTAATTAA